A portion of the Adhaeribacter radiodurans genome contains these proteins:
- a CDS encoding mechanosensitive ion channel family protein produces the protein MNGLFDFNKYRETLTTFFITYGARFFVAMLLLFIGLWVLNRIVKFLDREMIVHHVDPSLRPFLRNVLNVSLKILLLIAVVGQLGMEMTSIFAVLGSAGLAIGLALQGSLANFAGGVLILALKPFRVGDYIEAQGVAGNVNLINILNTVIKTSDNKTIYIPNGPLASSTIVNFDVESNRRADVRILVHYGNNIILAKELITQIISADSRILTQPAPQVVTENTDLGVNIFTRVWAARGNVGGITNDLHDWIRTAFEKNGISIAYREPALPGK, from the coding sequence ATGAATGGCCTATTCGATTTTAATAAATACCGCGAAACGTTAACTACTTTTTTTATTACGTACGGTGCCCGTTTTTTTGTAGCCATGCTGTTGCTGTTTATTGGCTTATGGGTTCTAAACCGGATCGTAAAGTTCCTGGACCGCGAAATGATAGTGCACCACGTAGACCCATCGCTCCGGCCATTCCTCCGCAATGTCTTAAATGTATCCTTAAAAATTCTGCTGCTTATTGCTGTTGTAGGGCAATTGGGTATGGAAATGACTTCCATTTTCGCGGTGTTAGGGTCGGCGGGTTTGGCAATTGGTTTGGCTTTACAGGGAAGTTTGGCCAATTTTGCGGGTGGAGTATTAATACTGGCTTTAAAACCTTTCCGAGTAGGCGACTACATCGAAGCGCAGGGTGTAGCCGGTAATGTAAACCTGATCAATATTCTAAATACAGTTATTAAAACTTCCGATAATAAGACCATTTATATTCCCAACGGTCCTTTGGCTTCGAGTACCATCGTTAACTTTGATGTGGAAAGTAACCGGCGGGCTGATGTTCGCATATTGGTGCATTATGGTAACAACATTATCTTAGCGAAAGAATTAATTACTCAGATTATTTCGGCCGATTCCAGAATTTTGACGCAGCCTGCCCCGCAAGTTGTTACTGAGAATACAGATTTAGGCGTTAATATTTTTACCCGGGTTTGGGCCGCACGCGGAAATGTTGGGGGAATAACCAATGATTTACACGATTGGATTCGGACAGCTTTCGAGAAAAACGGAATCAGTATTGCCTACCGCGAACCTGCTTTGCCAGGTAAGTAA
- a CDS encoding ABC transporter permease, whose translation MNISKYISRKIGGTGGDSFTSSVTKIAIISIAVGLAIMIVSFAILQGFRNEIQRKIFSFGAHLQISKYDTNNSFEGKPINTNAVVKNLKGIPEIQHYQPYAFKTAIIKTDEEVYGVVLKGVDKNYDFKPMQQNLVAGKVITFSDSAATNDIMISNQVASKLRIKLGDKVSFFFIQNPPRARRFTVTGIFKTGLEEFDQVYVLADMQHIRDLNKWSDTVVTGYEIMLKDFNKIDTVAATVFNRMNYDLQLEKVTDQYAQLFDWMKLLNQNVIIFLILIIFVATFNMVSSIFIMILERTNMIGLLKALGATDPQIRQVFFFKGLQLTLKGLIYGNLIGLGFCAIQYFTKIIPLDPENYYMDTVPIAWSPGIIIILNVITLVLTMMAIMIPTYMISRIKPVTAIRFD comes from the coding sequence GTGAACATTTCTAAATATATATCCCGCAAAATTGGTGGTACCGGTGGCGATTCTTTTACCTCCTCGGTTACTAAAATTGCCATAATTAGCATAGCGGTAGGATTAGCCATTATGATCGTTTCATTTGCTATTTTGCAAGGCTTCCGAAACGAAATTCAACGGAAAATTTTCTCCTTTGGGGCCCATCTGCAAATTAGTAAGTACGACACCAACAATTCTTTCGAAGGCAAACCTATTAACACCAACGCGGTAGTTAAAAATTTAAAAGGCATACCCGAAATTCAGCATTATCAGCCTTACGCTTTTAAAACTGCCATTATTAAAACCGACGAGGAAGTTTACGGCGTGGTATTAAAAGGTGTGGATAAAAACTACGACTTTAAACCCATGCAGCAAAACCTGGTGGCGGGTAAAGTAATTACCTTTTCGGATTCGGCGGCTACCAATGATATCATGATCAGCAACCAGGTAGCTAGTAAGTTGCGCATTAAACTAGGAGATAAAGTAAGCTTCTTTTTTATTCAAAATCCCCCGCGGGCGCGGCGTTTTACCGTTACCGGGATTTTTAAAACGGGTCTGGAGGAATTCGACCAGGTATATGTTTTAGCCGATATGCAGCACATCCGGGATTTAAATAAATGGAGCGATACCGTAGTAACCGGCTACGAAATTATGCTGAAAGATTTTAACAAAATAGATACGGTGGCTGCTACGGTTTTTAACCGCATGAACTATGATTTACAACTCGAAAAAGTTACCGATCAATACGCCCAGCTATTTGACTGGATGAAGCTCCTGAACCAAAACGTAATCATCTTTCTTATCCTGATTATTTTTGTGGCCACTTTTAACATGGTTTCTTCCATATTTATCATGATTCTGGAACGAACCAACATGATTGGTTTACTAAAAGCTTTAGGAGCTACTGATCCTCAAATAAGGCAGGTTTTCTTTTTTAAGGGCTTGCAATTAACTTTAAAAGGGCTGATTTACGGTAATTTAATCGGGTTAGGCTTTTGTGCCATTCAATATTTTACTAAAATCATTCCCCTCGATCCGGAAAATTACTATATGGATACCGTGCCAATTGCCTGGAGTCCGGGAATTATAATCATTTTAAATGTTATAACTCTGGTACTTACCATGATGGCTATTATGATTCCTACTTACATGATTTCCAGAATAAAACCAGTAACAGCCATTCGGTTTGATTAA
- a CDS encoding YhcH/YjgK/YiaL family protein yields MIFDHLNNASRYNALHPDFAVAFQFLQQQDMMLLPTGKHELRGDEVFAIVSDDYGFGGREQARLESHRKYIDIQVVLGGTDWMGWQDIAACQNITEPYTTEREVIFYGDQPKIWLEVPEQHFVIFYPEDTHAPLATAEKVRKIVFKIALK; encoded by the coding sequence ATGATTTTTGATCATTTAAATAATGCCTCCCGCTACAATGCCCTGCACCCTGATTTTGCTGTAGCTTTTCAGTTTCTTCAGCAACAGGATATGATGTTGTTACCTACCGGCAAGCACGAGCTGCGGGGCGACGAAGTATTTGCTATTGTGTCAGATGACTATGGTTTTGGCGGGCGCGAGCAAGCTCGTCTGGAATCGCACCGAAAGTACATTGATATACAAGTTGTATTAGGAGGTACCGATTGGATGGGCTGGCAGGATATTGCCGCTTGCCAAAACATAACCGAACCGTATACTACTGAGCGGGAGGTTATATTTTATGGCGATCAGCCGAAGATATGGCTGGAAGTACCGGAGCAGCATTTTGTAATTTTTTACCCCGAAGACACGCACGCTCCATTAGCTACCGCCGAAAAAGTAAGAAAAATAGTTTTTAAGATAGCGTTAAAGTAA
- the murB gene encoding UDP-N-acetylmuramate dehydrogenase — translation MELQKYISLQPYNTFGMEVKARYFASFSNVTELQELLQLPEVQQLSKLILGGGSNVLFTRDFDGVILKNNIQGIEVTRLDDDYSLVKAGSGVNWHEFVLYTIEQGLGGLENLSLIPGTVGAAPLQNIGAYGVELKDVFENLEAVHIATGELKLFNAEECKFGYRESIFKNELKGQYIVVSVTLRLHQKPIFNTSYGAITQTLASMQVENLNPKVISEAVCQIRRSKLPDPAQIGNAGSFFKNPEILITQFTELQKQYPGIPSYPTTPGKVKVPAGWLIEQAGWKGRRYDTYGVHKDQALVLVNYGGAQGNQVKELAHQIIHSVQEKFGIQLHPEVNII, via the coding sequence ATGGAATTACAGAAATACATATCGCTTCAACCTTATAATACTTTCGGGATGGAAGTGAAAGCACGTTACTTTGCTTCATTTTCGAATGTTACCGAACTGCAGGAATTGTTGCAACTTCCCGAGGTACAGCAATTGTCCAAGCTAATTTTAGGCGGCGGCAGCAATGTTTTATTTACCCGGGATTTTGACGGAGTAATTCTGAAAAACAATATTCAAGGCATTGAGGTTACCCGTTTAGACGATGATTATTCTTTAGTGAAAGCGGGTAGTGGGGTGAATTGGCACGAATTCGTACTTTATACCATCGAGCAAGGATTAGGAGGGCTGGAGAATTTATCGTTGATTCCGGGAACTGTTGGAGCGGCGCCATTACAGAATATTGGTGCTTACGGTGTTGAATTAAAAGATGTATTCGAAAACCTGGAGGCGGTTCATATTGCCACCGGCGAGTTAAAATTGTTTAATGCCGAAGAGTGTAAGTTTGGTTACCGCGAAAGTATTTTTAAAAATGAATTAAAGGGGCAGTACATTGTAGTAAGTGTAACCTTACGTCTGCACCAGAAACCAATTTTTAATACTTCGTACGGCGCTATCACCCAAACTCTGGCAAGTATGCAAGTAGAAAATCTAAACCCCAAAGTGATTAGCGAAGCTGTTTGCCAAATCCGCCGTAGTAAACTGCCCGATCCCGCTCAAATAGGAAATGCGGGCAGCTTTTTTAAAAATCCGGAAATACTAATAACTCAGTTTACGGAGTTGCAAAAGCAATATCCTGGTATTCCGAGTTATCCTACTACCCCTGGTAAAGTAAAAGTACCCGCGGGATGGTTAATAGAACAAGCGGGATGGAAAGGACGTCGTTATGATACGTATGGTGTACATAAAGATCAGGCTTTAGTACTTGTAAACTACGGCGGGGCTCAGGGTAATCAGGTAAAAGAACTAGCTCATCAAATCATTCATTCCGTGCAAGAGAAGTTCGGGATTCAACTGCATCCGGAGGTAAACATTATTTAA
- the fmt gene encoding methionyl-tRNA formyltransferase, which yields MPQNLRIIFMGTPDFAVPTLQKLVENHYQVVAVLTAPDKPAGRGLKLTHSPVKEYAVSQGIPVLQPTNLKSEAFLEELRSYQANLQIIVAFRMLPEVVWSMPALGTFNIHASLLPDYRGAAPINWALINGEKETGVTSFFLCHQIDTGDILLQEKISIQEEDDFGLLYGKLKHVGADLALQTVKAIESGNVQPQPQPQAIELKEAPKLFKETCEINWQQSAGQIRNFIRGLSPFPGAWTTLNDKIFKIYRAQVLPESTGENEQEPGSYRTDNKTYLHFFTGQGVLSITDLQLEGKKRMRIDELLRGYKIQ from the coding sequence ATGCCACAGAACTTAAGAATTATTTTTATGGGTACGCCCGATTTTGCCGTACCTACGCTCCAAAAACTGGTAGAAAATCATTACCAGGTAGTGGCCGTGCTTACGGCTCCCGATAAACCGGCTGGCCGTGGCTTGAAGCTAACACATTCACCGGTAAAAGAATATGCTGTTTCGCAAGGTATTCCGGTACTGCAACCAACCAACTTAAAATCCGAAGCTTTTCTGGAGGAGTTACGTAGCTACCAGGCAAACCTACAGATTATTGTGGCTTTCCGGATGTTACCCGAAGTAGTTTGGAGTATGCCGGCGCTCGGCACTTTTAATATTCATGCTTCTTTATTGCCCGATTATCGCGGGGCTGCTCCTATCAATTGGGCTTTAATAAATGGCGAAAAAGAAACCGGCGTAACTTCTTTTTTCCTGTGTCATCAAATAGATACCGGCGATATTTTACTACAGGAGAAAATTAGTATTCAGGAAGAAGATGATTTTGGTTTGCTTTACGGCAAATTAAAACATGTAGGTGCCGATCTGGCCCTACAAACTGTTAAAGCTATAGAATCAGGAAATGTGCAGCCGCAACCGCAGCCACAAGCCATAGAACTAAAAGAAGCACCCAAATTATTTAAAGAAACCTGCGAGATAAACTGGCAGCAATCTGCGGGTCAAATTCGCAATTTTATTCGGGGCTTATCTCCTTTTCCCGGTGCCTGGACTACCTTAAATGATAAAATTTTTAAAATTTACCGCGCTCAGGTTCTACCCGAATCAACGGGTGAGAACGAGCAAGAACCTGGTTCGTACCGAACCGATAATAAAACTTATTTACATTTTTTTACCGGTCAGGGAGTTTTAAGTATCACGGACCTGCAACTAGAAGGCAAAAAACGAATGCGCATCGACGAACTGCTCCGCGGATATAAAATCCAATAA
- a CDS encoding endonuclease MutS2, whose amino-acid sequence MIYPQNFEQKIGFTQIREILAEACLSALGRQFVARMQFLTRHDLIHKLLEQTHEFKSLLAADADFPTQYYFDVTEALNRAAIEGSFLDVASFFQIKMSLRTIRQALGFFYESEDGLYPYLKSLGANIEIDKKLTINLDKVVDDNGAVKDSASPALGRLKGELIQQQGILRKQIQSILRHAKNEGWTPGDAEPTIRSGRIVIPVVAEFKRKIKGLIHDESTTGQTVYIEPDVVFGLNNDIKELENAYNRELIRILTELTTLLRGFIPDLRKAYQYLGLMDFIRAKAIFANRTESTLPVLHKQPRVAFKEARHPLLYLTLQAQQRTIVPLTINLDREKRILVISGPNAGGKSVALKTVGTLQYMVQCGLLIPAAEGSEAGIFENLFIDIGDEQSIENDLSTYSSHLQNMKQFVLFADKKSLVLIDEFGTGTEPQLGGAIAEAVLEKLNENQAYGVITTHYTNLKNFAERTPGIVNGAMRYDPKELQPLYQLDIGKPGSSFAIEIARKIGLPKEIVHKASKLVGKDKIKYDRLLEELENEKNIFEKRNLELETQERKLRASAKEYTELKKHIEENKDDILREAKLKAKVLLKDTNKQIEATIKQIRDANAEKETTKQARQDLEQFVEKELKLEQRAVLRTGIGSKALQPGDRVGLIGQESVGEIVAVKGNTAEVLFGDLKSIVKIANLERVEGSVKKAKKEKEAVTSGYARGLDLTQRMSDFSTNLDVRGERAEDALTRVMSYLDDAVMLGIPEIKIIHGRGNGILKQTIRDYLRSQREVASISDEHVERGGDGVSLVVLK is encoded by the coding sequence TTGATTTATCCTCAGAATTTTGAGCAAAAAATAGGTTTTACCCAAATCCGGGAAATTCTGGCCGAAGCCTGTTTAAGCGCTTTAGGTCGGCAGTTTGTGGCCCGGATGCAATTCTTAACCCGGCACGATCTTATCCATAAGCTCCTGGAGCAAACTCATGAATTTAAAAGTCTATTAGCCGCCGATGCCGACTTCCCGACGCAATATTATTTTGATGTTACGGAAGCATTAAACCGGGCCGCTATCGAAGGCAGTTTTCTGGATGTTGCTTCTTTCTTTCAGATTAAAATGTCACTCCGGACTATTCGCCAGGCTTTAGGCTTCTTTTACGAGTCAGAAGATGGTTTGTATCCGTATTTAAAAAGTTTAGGCGCAAACATTGAAATTGATAAAAAGTTAACGATTAACCTGGATAAAGTAGTAGATGATAATGGTGCGGTTAAAGATTCGGCTTCACCGGCCCTTGGTCGTTTAAAAGGGGAGTTAATCCAGCAACAAGGCATATTGCGGAAGCAAATTCAAAGCATTTTGCGCCACGCCAAAAACGAAGGCTGGACTCCCGGCGATGCCGAACCGACTATCCGGAGTGGCCGCATAGTTATACCGGTAGTAGCCGAATTTAAACGTAAGATAAAAGGCTTGATTCACGATGAGTCAACAACCGGTCAAACCGTTTATATTGAGCCAGATGTGGTGTTTGGATTAAACAATGACATTAAGGAATTAGAGAATGCTTATAATCGGGAATTAATCCGGATTTTAACTGAATTAACTACTCTTTTACGAGGCTTTATACCAGATTTGCGCAAAGCCTACCAGTATTTAGGTTTAATGGATTTTATCCGGGCTAAGGCTATTTTTGCTAATCGTACCGAATCTACTTTACCTGTATTGCATAAACAACCCCGCGTGGCTTTTAAAGAAGCGCGGCATCCGTTGTTGTATTTAACCTTACAAGCCCAGCAGCGCACTATTGTACCGCTCACTATTAATTTAGACAGAGAAAAGCGTATTTTGGTTATTTCGGGTCCTAATGCCGGTGGAAAATCGGTGGCTCTTAAAACTGTTGGTACGCTGCAGTATATGGTGCAATGCGGTCTTCTGATTCCGGCAGCAGAAGGTTCGGAAGCAGGAATTTTCGAGAACTTGTTCATCGATATTGGCGACGAACAATCCATTGAAAATGATTTAAGTACCTACAGCTCGCACCTGCAAAACATGAAGCAGTTCGTGTTGTTTGCCGATAAAAAAAGTTTGGTCTTAATTGATGAATTTGGTACCGGAACCGAACCGCAACTAGGTGGCGCCATTGCCGAAGCGGTGTTAGAAAAATTAAATGAAAACCAGGCTTACGGCGTTATAACTACCCACTATACGAACTTAAAAAACTTTGCGGAGCGTACTCCCGGCATTGTGAACGGGGCGATGCGTTACGACCCGAAAGAGTTACAACCGCTTTACCAATTAGATATTGGCAAACCAGGTTCTTCTTTCGCAATTGAAATTGCCCGTAAAATTGGATTACCTAAAGAGATTGTGCATAAAGCCAGTAAGTTGGTAGGTAAAGACAAAATTAAGTACGATCGCTTGCTGGAAGAACTGGAAAACGAGAAGAATATTTTCGAAAAAAGAAACCTGGAATTAGAAACCCAGGAACGCAAGTTACGGGCTTCGGCCAAAGAATATACCGAGTTAAAGAAACACATTGAAGAGAATAAAGATGACATTCTACGGGAAGCTAAGCTGAAAGCAAAGGTTTTACTAAAGGATACTAACAAGCAGATAGAGGCCACTATAAAGCAAATAAGGGATGCCAATGCCGAGAAAGAAACTACCAAGCAAGCCCGTCAGGATTTAGAGCAATTTGTAGAGAAGGAGTTAAAGCTGGAACAAAGGGCTGTATTACGGACAGGCATTGGCAGCAAAGCTCTGCAACCTGGTGATAGAGTTGGTTTAATCGGTCAGGAATCTGTAGGCGAAATTGTAGCGGTTAAAGGAAATACGGCCGAGGTTCTTTTCGGAGATTTAAAATCAATCGTAAAAATAGCTAACCTGGAAAGGGTAGAGGGTTCGGTTAAAAAAGCCAAAAAAGAAAAAGAAGCCGTTACTTCTGGTTATGCCCGCGGTTTGGACCTTACCCAGCGGATGTCGGATTTTAGTACCAATTTAGATGTACGCGGCGAACGGGCCGAAGATGCTTTAACCCGTGTAATGAGTTACCTGGATGATGCTGTGATGTTGGGGATACCGGAAATAAAAATAATTCATGGTCGTGGTAACGGTATTTTAAAGCAAACCATTCGGGATTACCTGCGCTCGCAACGCGAAGTAGCCAGTATCAGCGATGAACATGTTGAGCGGGGCGGCGATGGTGTTAGTTTGGTAGTGCTCAAGTAA
- a CDS encoding dihydrofolate reductase — MIASIFAMSENRVIGYQNQLPWHLPADLKYFKSVTIGHPIIMGRKTFESIGKPLPQRTSIIITRQSDYTQPDCIVVNNVVAAIEAAQKINKDIFIIGGAEILQQALPYIDTMFLTLIHEKFTGDTYYPEINPEEWQEVNRQDFEPDEKNKYSYSFLKLQRVG, encoded by the coding sequence ATGATTGCCTCTATTTTTGCTATGTCGGAGAACCGCGTAATTGGCTACCAGAACCAATTGCCCTGGCATTTACCCGCCGATTTAAAATATTTCAAATCAGTTACGATTGGGCATCCTATTATTATGGGCCGGAAAACGTTTGAATCTATCGGTAAACCTTTACCCCAACGTACCTCCATTATAATAACTAGGCAATCAGATTACACGCAACCAGACTGTATAGTAGTAAACAATGTAGTAGCCGCCATTGAAGCCGCCCAGAAGATAAATAAGGATATATTTATTATTGGAGGAGCCGAAATCCTGCAACAAGCCCTACCTTACATTGATACCATGTTTTTAACCTTGATTCACGAAAAATTTACGGGCGACACGTATTATCCGGAAATAAATCCGGAGGAATGGCAGGAAGTAAATCGGCAGGATTTTGAACCCGACGAAAAAAACAAGTATTCTTATAGCTTTCTAAAGTTGCAACGAGTGGGTTGA
- a CDS encoding acyl transferase: protein MDFKQNFKYQLHSQIPTRKTDFEERAFALFQYQVRHNAVYQAYVTGLKIKPESVKSLTQIPFLPIEFFKTQTVQTDTFKPETIFLSSGTTQAERSRHLLLNLAFYLDNTKLLFESQYGKLTDYVFLALLPSYIEQGNSSLVAMVDYFMQKSGQTEPGFFLHDQNALLKSLRQAKQSGKKVILFGVTYALLDLADFVQENNQTSLFQDVILMETGGMKGRRREMIRSELHALLQQAYGLNSIHSEYGMTELLSQAYSKGQGVFQCPPTMQIVLRDPNDPLDRNPTLQTGGINIIDLANVDSCAFIETKDLGKLYPDGSFEVLGRFDNSDIRGCNLMVS, encoded by the coding sequence ATGGATTTTAAACAAAATTTTAAGTATCAGCTTCATTCTCAAATCCCTACCCGCAAAACAGATTTTGAAGAACGGGCATTCGCTTTATTTCAGTATCAGGTACGCCATAATGCGGTTTACCAAGCTTATGTTACCGGATTAAAAATTAAACCTGAATCGGTAAAATCACTAACCCAAATTCCTTTTCTGCCGATTGAGTTTTTTAAAACGCAAACGGTACAAACGGATACTTTCAAACCCGAAACTATTTTCCTCAGCAGCGGTACAACGCAGGCCGAACGGAGCCGACATTTACTGTTAAATTTAGCTTTTTACCTAGATAACACTAAATTACTGTTCGAGAGCCAATACGGTAAACTTACCGATTACGTATTTTTAGCTTTATTACCCTCTTATATAGAGCAAGGAAATTCGTCTTTGGTTGCAATGGTCGATTATTTTATGCAAAAATCTGGTCAAACAGAACCCGGTTTTTTTCTGCACGACCAAAATGCTTTGTTAAAGTCGCTTCGGCAAGCAAAACAGAGTGGCAAAAAAGTAATTTTGTTTGGCGTAACTTACGCTCTCCTCGACCTGGCTGATTTTGTTCAAGAGAATAATCAAACCAGTTTGTTTCAAGATGTTATTTTAATGGAAACCGGCGGAATGAAAGGCCGCCGCCGGGAAATGATTAGAAGTGAATTGCACGCATTGTTGCAGCAAGCTTACGGGCTAAATTCCATTCACTCAGAATACGGCATGACCGAGTTGTTGTCGCAGGCTTATTCCAAAGGGCAGGGAGTGTTTCAATGTCCGCCAACCATGCAAATTGTACTGCGCGATCCAAATGATCCTTTAGACCGGAATCCAACTTTACAAACCGGGGGAATCAACATTATCGACTTAGCCAACGTAGATTCCTGTGCTTTTATCGAAACCAAGGACTTAGGTAAGCTATATCCGGATGGCTCTTTTGAAGTACTGGGTCGATTCGATAATTCAGATATTCGGGGTTGTAATTTAATGGTGAGTTAA
- a CDS encoding sigma-54-dependent transcriptional regulator — protein MPKILIIDDERSIRSTLKEILEYESYTVDEAADGEVGLDQLGKNKYDVVLCDIKMPKMDGLEVLQRAREVAPDVPFIMISAHGTIDTAVDATKKGAYDFLQKPPDLNRLLVTVRNALDKANLVTETKVLKKKISKNFEMVGNSPALEKVRRAIDKVAQTDARVLITGPNGAGKEMVARQLHEKSNRSSGPMIEVNCAAIPSELIESELFGHEKGSFTSAVKQRIGKFEQANGGTLFLDEIGDMSLSAQAKVLRALQENKITRVGGEKEISVDVRVVAATNKDLLKEIEERNFREDLYHRLGVILIHVPPLNERREDIPDLIQKFLADIARDYGSKPKRISPAALAFLQQLDWRGNIRELRNVVERLVIMSDDEISEEDARSFARPAVS, from the coding sequence ATGCCTAAAATTCTGATTATAGATGACGAACGCAGCATTCGTAGTACCCTTAAAGAAATTCTGGAGTACGAAAGTTACACCGTTGACGAAGCCGCAGACGGTGAAGTAGGGTTAGATCAACTGGGCAAAAACAAATACGATGTAGTACTTTGCGACATAAAAATGCCCAAAATGGATGGGCTGGAAGTACTGCAACGTGCCCGGGAGGTTGCGCCGGATGTGCCTTTTATTATGATTTCGGCCCACGGCACCATTGATACAGCGGTAGATGCTACTAAAAAAGGAGCCTATGATTTTCTGCAGAAACCACCGGATTTAAACCGGCTACTGGTAACTGTACGCAACGCTTTGGATAAAGCAAACCTGGTTACCGAAACCAAAGTTTTAAAGAAAAAAATTTCTAAAAACTTTGAGATGGTTGGCAACTCTCCGGCTTTGGAAAAAGTGCGCCGCGCCATTGATAAAGTAGCCCAAACCGATGCCCGGGTGCTCATTACTGGTCCTAATGGGGCAGGTAAAGAAATGGTTGCCCGCCAATTGCACGAAAAAAGTAACCGCTCTAGCGGGCCCATGATAGAAGTAAACTGCGCCGCCATACCCAGCGAGCTAATCGAAAGTGAATTGTTTGGCCACGAGAAAGGCTCATTTACTTCGGCGGTTAAACAACGGATTGGTAAGTTTGAGCAAGCCAATGGCGGCACTCTTTTCCTCGACGAAATTGGCGATATGAGTTTATCTGCTCAGGCCAAAGTATTGCGGGCACTGCAGGAAAACAAAATTACCCGGGTAGGCGGCGAAAAAGAAATTTCGGTGGATGTGCGGGTAGTAGCAGCTACGAACAAAGACCTTTTAAAGGAAATTGAAGAACGAAATTTCCGCGAAGACCTTTACCATCGGTTAGGCGTTATTCTTATTCACGTTCCTCCTCTAAATGAACGCCGCGAAGACATTCCGGATTTAATACAGAAGTTTCTGGCCGACATAGCCCGCGATTATGGTTCAAAACCTAAACGTATTTCCCCTGCCGCTCTTGCCTTTCTGCAGCAACTAGATTGGCGCGGAAATATCCGGGAATTACGCAACGTGGTGGAACGCTTGGTAATTATGAGCGACGACGAAATTTCGGAAGAAGATGCCCGCTCGTTCGCCCGACCAGCAGTTTCTTAG
- a CDS encoding THUMP domain-containing class I SAM-dependent RNA methyltransferase → MTTHSASLPTPTPYLATTLFGLETILAQELEALGAQNIRIGNRAVEFAGDKRLLYQANIWCRTAIRILKPFRTFTARDERDLYRQVSKINWFDYIRSDQTFAIQSVVSQSTFDHSLFVSQLTKDAIVDQFRQRTGQRPSVNVEQPDIRLNLHMHENRVTMSLDASGDSLHRRGYRLQTNVAPLSEVLAAGILSLTGWDKKVPLIDPMCGSGTFLTEAALMAHNIAPGLYRPNYFGFMNWPDFDENLYQQVLTEAKAAQLPDAEVEIVGSDIDKDYIEAARNNITHAGLEDYIRVRVRDLKDAQGIGEKGIVLVNPPYGERINPDNLNQLYKLIGDTFKTNFAGYDAFVFTGNLEAAKHIGLKTSRRIPLYNGPIECRLLKYELYRGTRKQVALEQN, encoded by the coding sequence ATGACTACTCACTCTGCTTCTTTACCTACTCCCACTCCTTACCTGGCAACTACCTTATTCGGTTTAGAAACAATTTTGGCGCAAGAGCTGGAAGCACTCGGCGCTCAAAATATCCGGATTGGTAACCGGGCAGTGGAGTTTGCCGGTGATAAACGGCTGCTATACCAAGCCAATATCTGGTGCCGTACGGCCATTCGTATTTTAAAGCCTTTTCGCACGTTTACCGCCCGCGACGAGCGGGATTTATACCGGCAGGTGAGTAAAATTAATTGGTTCGATTATATCCGTTCGGATCAGACATTTGCTATTCAGAGTGTGGTAAGCCAATCTACCTTCGATCATTCGTTGTTTGTATCGCAGTTAACAAAAGATGCGATTGTCGATCAGTTTCGTCAGCGTACCGGGCAACGGCCTTCAGTGAATGTAGAACAACCGGATATTCGTTTAAATTTACACATGCACGAAAACAGGGTAACTATGTCGTTGGATGCTTCTGGCGATTCGTTACACCGCAGGGGGTATCGGTTGCAGACCAACGTTGCTCCCTTAAGTGAAGTATTAGCCGCCGGAATTTTGTCGTTAACGGGTTGGGATAAAAAAGTACCTCTCATAGACCCGATGTGCGGCTCCGGAACATTTTTAACCGAGGCAGCCCTTATGGCGCATAATATTGCTCCCGGACTTTACCGGCCAAATTATTTTGGTTTTATGAATTGGCCCGACTTCGATGAGAATTTATACCAACAAGTATTAACCGAAGCAAAAGCGGCTCAACTTCCCGATGCAGAAGTGGAAATTGTAGGGTCGGATATAGATAAAGATTACATAGAAGCAGCCCGGAATAACATTACGCATGCCGGTCTGGAAGATTACATCCGGGTGCGGGTGCGGGATTTAAAAGATGCGCAGGGCATTGGTGAGAAGGGTATAGTATTAGTAAATCCACCTTACGGTGAGAGAATTAACCCGGATAACCTAAATCAATTGTATAAGTTAATTGGCGATACGTTTAAAACTAATTTTGCGGGTTACGATGCTTTTGTTTTTACCGGAAACCTGGAAGCCGCCAAGCATATTGGCCTGAAAACTTCCCGCCGTATTCCGCTGTACAATGGCCCAATTGAATGCCGCTTGCTGAAGTACGAATTATATCGGGGTACCCGTAAGCAAGTAGCTCTTGAGCAAAATTAA